A part of Hippopotamus amphibius kiboko isolate mHipAmp2 chromosome 16, mHipAmp2.hap2, whole genome shotgun sequence genomic DNA contains:
- the SPHK2 gene encoding sphingosine kinase 2 isoform X1 — translation MDTLKQRSSWTRPCPCFPLPTMGVLNSDAYPPSSLQRPEQEPTWSWGHTPRSTLDRVEAMAPPPPLPLTPSTPLLHGEFGSYPARGPRFALTLTPQALHVQRLRPKPEARPRGGLVLLAEVSGCCTLRSRSPLDSAAYFCIYTYPRGRRGARRRAARTFRADGAATYEENRAEAQRWTTALTCLLRGLPLPGDGEITPDLLPRPPRLLLLVNPFGGRGLAWQWCKNHVLPMISEAGLSFNLIQTERQNHARELIQGLNLSEWDGIVTVSGDGLLYEVLNGLLERPDWEEAVKTPVGILPCGSGNALAGAVNQHGGFEPALGIDLLLNCSLLLCRGGSHPLDLLSVTLASGSRCFSFLSVAWGFVSDVDIQSERFRALGSARFTLGTVLGLATLHTYRGRLSYLPATVEPTSPAPAPGLPRAKSELTLAPAPAPPGAHSPLHRSVSDLPLPLPQPALTSPGSPEPLPILSLNGGGPEVAGDWGGAGDAPLSPDPPLPSPPGSPQAAQLSPITEGASEMSVSSGVPPPTPDAPAAISAGGPPDHLLPPLGTPLPPGWVTMEGDFVLILAMSPSHLGADLVAAPHARFDDGLVHLCWVRSGISRAALLRLFLAMERGSHFSLGCPQLGYAAARAFRLEPLTPRGVLTVDGEQVEYGPLQAQVHPGLGTLLTGPPGCPGSEP, via the exons ATGGACACGTTGAAGCAGAGGAGCAGCTGGACCAG GCCCTGCCCCTGCTTCCCTCTACCCACCATGGGGGTCCTGAACTCTGACGCctaccctccttcctccctgcagaGGCCAGAGCAGGAGCCAACCTGGAGCTGGGGCCACACGCCTAGGAGCACCCTGGACAGGGTTGAGGCCATGGCGCCCCCACCGCCACTGCCATTGACCCCCAGCACCCCACTCCTGCATGGCGAGTTTGGCTCCTACCCAGCCCGAGGCCCACGCTTCGCCCTCACTCTCACACCACAAGCCCTGCATGTACAGCGGCTGCGCCCAAAGCCTGAAGCCCGGCCTCGGGGTGGCCTGGTCCTGCTGGCCGAGGTCTCAGGCTGCTGCACCCTACGGAGCCGAAGCCCCTTGGACTCAGCAGCCTACTTCTGCATCTACACCTACCCAAGGGGCCGGCGTGGGGCCCGGCGCAGAGCTGCACGCACCTTCCGGGCCGATGGGGCGGCCACCTATGAGGAGAACCGTGCTGAGGCCCAGCGCTGGACCACTGCCCTCACGTGTCTGCTCCGCGGACTGCCACtgcctggggatgggg aAATCACCCCTGACCTTCTGCCAAGGCCACCCCGATTGCTCCTACTGGTCAATCCCTttggggggcggggcctggcctgGCAGTGGTGTAAGAACCATGTGCTGCCCATGATCTCTGAAGCCGGGCTGTCCTTCAACCTCATCCAGACAG AACGACAGAACCACGCCCGTGAGCTGATCCAGGGCCTGAACCTGAGCGAGTGGGACGGCATTGTCACGGTCTCCGGAGATGGGCTGCTGTATGAG GTGCTGAATGGCCTCCTAGAACGCCCCGACTGGGAAGAGGCTGTGAAGACCCCTGTGGGCATCCTCCCCTGTGGCTCGGGCAATGCACTGGCAGGAGCTGTGAACCAGCATGGGGG GTTTGAGCCGGCCCTGGGCATTGACCTGCTGCTCAACTGCTCCTTGCTGCTCTGCCGGGGTGGCAGCCACCCACTGGACCTGCTCTCCGTGACTCTGGCCTCCGGCTCCCGCTGTTTCTCCTTCCTGTCTGTGGCCTGGGGCTTCGTGTCAGATGTGGACATCCAAAGCGAGCGCTTCAGGGCTCTGGGCAGTGCTCGCTTCACGCTGGGCACGGTCCTGGGCCTTGCCACACTGCACACCTACCGCGGCCGCCTATCCTACCTCCCTGCCACCGTGGAACCCACTTCACCCGCCCCTGCCCCTGGCCTGCCACGTGCCAAGTCAGAGCTGACCctagccccagccccagccccacctggggcaCACTCACCCCTGCATCGCTCAGTGTCtgacctgcccctgcccctgcctcagcCTGCGCTGACCTCCCCTGGCTCACCTGAACCCCTGCCCATCCTGTCCCTCAACGGTGGGGGCCCAGAGGTGGctggggactggggtggggctggggatgcTCCACTGTCCCCGGATCCACCGCTGCCCTCGCCCCCTGGCTCCCCCCAGGCAGCTCAACTCTCACCCATCACCGAGGGGGCCTCAGAAATGTCAGTATCATCTGGGGTCCCGCCTCCCACCCCTGATGCCCCGGCAGCCATCTCTGCGGGGGGCCCACCTGACCACCTGCTCCCTCCTCTAGGCACTCCACTACCCCCAGGCTGGGTGACAATGGAGGGAGACTTTGTGCTTATTTTGGCCATGTCACCCAGCCACTTGGGGGCTGACCTGGTGGCGGCCCCCCATGCGCGCTTTGATGACGGCCTGGTGCACCTGTGCTGGGTGCGCAGTGGCATCTCGCGGGCGGCACTCCTACGCTTGTTTCTGGCCATGGAGCGCGGTAGCCACTTCAGCCTGGGCTGTCCTCAGCTGGGCTACGCTGCGGCTCGTGCCTTCCGCCTTGAGCCGCTCACGCCCCGCGGCGTGCTCACGGTGGACGGGGAGCAGGTGGAGTATGGGCCATTACAGGCGCAGGTGCATCCCGGCCTCGGTACATTGCTCACTGGTCCTCCAGGCTGCCCTGGTTCAGAGCCCTAA
- the SPHK2 gene encoding sphingosine kinase 2 isoform X4 gives MISEAGLSFNLIQTERQNHARELIQGLNLSEWDGIVTVSGDGLLYEVLNGLLERPDWEEAVKTPVGILPCGSGNALAGAVNQHGGFEPALGIDLLLNCSLLLCRGGSHPLDLLSVTLASGSRCFSFLSVAWGFVSDVDIQSERFRALGSARFTLGTVLGLATLHTYRGRLSYLPATVEPTSPAPAPGLPRAKSELTLAPAPAPPGAHSPLHRSVSDLPLPLPQPALTSPGSPEPLPILSLNGGGPEVAGDWGGAGDAPLSPDPPLPSPPGSPQAAQLSPITEGASEMSVSSGVPPPTPDAPAAISAGGPPDHLLPPLGTPLPPGWVTMEGDFVLILAMSPSHLGADLVAAPHARFDDGLVHLCWVRSGISRAALLRLFLAMERGSHFSLGCPQLGYAAARAFRLEPLTPRGVLTVDGEQVEYGPLQAQVHPGLGTLLTGPPGCPGSEP, from the exons ATGATCTCTGAAGCCGGGCTGTCCTTCAACCTCATCCAGACAG AACGACAGAACCACGCCCGTGAGCTGATCCAGGGCCTGAACCTGAGCGAGTGGGACGGCATTGTCACGGTCTCCGGAGATGGGCTGCTGTATGAG GTGCTGAATGGCCTCCTAGAACGCCCCGACTGGGAAGAGGCTGTGAAGACCCCTGTGGGCATCCTCCCCTGTGGCTCGGGCAATGCACTGGCAGGAGCTGTGAACCAGCATGGGGG GTTTGAGCCGGCCCTGGGCATTGACCTGCTGCTCAACTGCTCCTTGCTGCTCTGCCGGGGTGGCAGCCACCCACTGGACCTGCTCTCCGTGACTCTGGCCTCCGGCTCCCGCTGTTTCTCCTTCCTGTCTGTGGCCTGGGGCTTCGTGTCAGATGTGGACATCCAAAGCGAGCGCTTCAGGGCTCTGGGCAGTGCTCGCTTCACGCTGGGCACGGTCCTGGGCCTTGCCACACTGCACACCTACCGCGGCCGCCTATCCTACCTCCCTGCCACCGTGGAACCCACTTCACCCGCCCCTGCCCCTGGCCTGCCACGTGCCAAGTCAGAGCTGACCctagccccagccccagccccacctggggcaCACTCACCCCTGCATCGCTCAGTGTCtgacctgcccctgcccctgcctcagcCTGCGCTGACCTCCCCTGGCTCACCTGAACCCCTGCCCATCCTGTCCCTCAACGGTGGGGGCCCAGAGGTGGctggggactggggtggggctggggatgcTCCACTGTCCCCGGATCCACCGCTGCCCTCGCCCCCTGGCTCCCCCCAGGCAGCTCAACTCTCACCCATCACCGAGGGGGCCTCAGAAATGTCAGTATCATCTGGGGTCCCGCCTCCCACCCCTGATGCCCCGGCAGCCATCTCTGCGGGGGGCCCACCTGACCACCTGCTCCCTCCTCTAGGCACTCCACTACCCCCAGGCTGGGTGACAATGGAGGGAGACTTTGTGCTTATTTTGGCCATGTCACCCAGCCACTTGGGGGCTGACCTGGTGGCGGCCCCCCATGCGCGCTTTGATGACGGCCTGGTGCACCTGTGCTGGGTGCGCAGTGGCATCTCGCGGGCGGCACTCCTACGCTTGTTTCTGGCCATGGAGCGCGGTAGCCACTTCAGCCTGGGCTGTCCTCAGCTGGGCTACGCTGCGGCTCGTGCCTTCCGCCTTGAGCCGCTCACGCCCCGCGGCGTGCTCACGGTGGACGGGGAGCAGGTGGAGTATGGGCCATTACAGGCGCAGGTGCATCCCGGCCTCGGTACATTGCTCACTGGTCCTCCAGGCTGCCCTGGTTCAGAGCCCTAA
- the SPHK2 gene encoding sphingosine kinase 2 isoform X3 gives MAPPPPLPLTPSTPLLHGEFGSYPARGPRFALTLTPQALHVQRLRPKPEARPRGGLVLLAEVSGCCTLRSRSPLDSAAYFCIYTYPRGRRGARRRAARTFRADGAATYEENRAEAQRWTTALTCLLRGLPLPGDGEITPDLLPRPPRLLLLVNPFGGRGLAWQWCKNHVLPMISEAGLSFNLIQTERQNHARELIQGLNLSEWDGIVTVSGDGLLYEVLNGLLERPDWEEAVKTPVGILPCGSGNALAGAVNQHGGFEPALGIDLLLNCSLLLCRGGSHPLDLLSVTLASGSRCFSFLSVAWGFVSDVDIQSERFRALGSARFTLGTVLGLATLHTYRGRLSYLPATVEPTSPAPAPGLPRAKSELTLAPAPAPPGAHSPLHRSVSDLPLPLPQPALTSPGSPEPLPILSLNGGGPEVAGDWGGAGDAPLSPDPPLPSPPGSPQAAQLSPITEGASEMSVSSGVPPPTPDAPAAISAGGPPDHLLPPLGTPLPPGWVTMEGDFVLILAMSPSHLGADLVAAPHARFDDGLVHLCWVRSGISRAALLRLFLAMERGSHFSLGCPQLGYAAARAFRLEPLTPRGVLTVDGEQVEYGPLQAQVHPGLGTLLTGPPGCPGSEP, from the exons ATGGCGCCCCCACCGCCACTGCCATTGACCCCCAGCACCCCACTCCTGCATGGCGAGTTTGGCTCCTACCCAGCCCGAGGCCCACGCTTCGCCCTCACTCTCACACCACAAGCCCTGCATGTACAGCGGCTGCGCCCAAAGCCTGAAGCCCGGCCTCGGGGTGGCCTGGTCCTGCTGGCCGAGGTCTCAGGCTGCTGCACCCTACGGAGCCGAAGCCCCTTGGACTCAGCAGCCTACTTCTGCATCTACACCTACCCAAGGGGCCGGCGTGGGGCCCGGCGCAGAGCTGCACGCACCTTCCGGGCCGATGGGGCGGCCACCTATGAGGAGAACCGTGCTGAGGCCCAGCGCTGGACCACTGCCCTCACGTGTCTGCTCCGCGGACTGCCACtgcctggggatgggg aAATCACCCCTGACCTTCTGCCAAGGCCACCCCGATTGCTCCTACTGGTCAATCCCTttggggggcggggcctggcctgGCAGTGGTGTAAGAACCATGTGCTGCCCATGATCTCTGAAGCCGGGCTGTCCTTCAACCTCATCCAGACAG AACGACAGAACCACGCCCGTGAGCTGATCCAGGGCCTGAACCTGAGCGAGTGGGACGGCATTGTCACGGTCTCCGGAGATGGGCTGCTGTATGAG GTGCTGAATGGCCTCCTAGAACGCCCCGACTGGGAAGAGGCTGTGAAGACCCCTGTGGGCATCCTCCCCTGTGGCTCGGGCAATGCACTGGCAGGAGCTGTGAACCAGCATGGGGG GTTTGAGCCGGCCCTGGGCATTGACCTGCTGCTCAACTGCTCCTTGCTGCTCTGCCGGGGTGGCAGCCACCCACTGGACCTGCTCTCCGTGACTCTGGCCTCCGGCTCCCGCTGTTTCTCCTTCCTGTCTGTGGCCTGGGGCTTCGTGTCAGATGTGGACATCCAAAGCGAGCGCTTCAGGGCTCTGGGCAGTGCTCGCTTCACGCTGGGCACGGTCCTGGGCCTTGCCACACTGCACACCTACCGCGGCCGCCTATCCTACCTCCCTGCCACCGTGGAACCCACTTCACCCGCCCCTGCCCCTGGCCTGCCACGTGCCAAGTCAGAGCTGACCctagccccagccccagccccacctggggcaCACTCACCCCTGCATCGCTCAGTGTCtgacctgcccctgcccctgcctcagcCTGCGCTGACCTCCCCTGGCTCACCTGAACCCCTGCCCATCCTGTCCCTCAACGGTGGGGGCCCAGAGGTGGctggggactggggtggggctggggatgcTCCACTGTCCCCGGATCCACCGCTGCCCTCGCCCCCTGGCTCCCCCCAGGCAGCTCAACTCTCACCCATCACCGAGGGGGCCTCAGAAATGTCAGTATCATCTGGGGTCCCGCCTCCCACCCCTGATGCCCCGGCAGCCATCTCTGCGGGGGGCCCACCTGACCACCTGCTCCCTCCTCTAGGCACTCCACTACCCCCAGGCTGGGTGACAATGGAGGGAGACTTTGTGCTTATTTTGGCCATGTCACCCAGCCACTTGGGGGCTGACCTGGTGGCGGCCCCCCATGCGCGCTTTGATGACGGCCTGGTGCACCTGTGCTGGGTGCGCAGTGGCATCTCGCGGGCGGCACTCCTACGCTTGTTTCTGGCCATGGAGCGCGGTAGCCACTTCAGCCTGGGCTGTCCTCAGCTGGGCTACGCTGCGGCTCGTGCCTTCCGCCTTGAGCCGCTCACGCCCCGCGGCGTGCTCACGGTGGACGGGGAGCAGGTGGAGTATGGGCCATTACAGGCGCAGGTGCATCCCGGCCTCGGTACATTGCTCACTGGTCCTCCAGGCTGCCCTGGTTCAGAGCCCTAA
- the DBP gene encoding D site-binding protein, translated as MARPVSDRTPAPLLMGGPTGAPPGGGALLGLRSLLQGTSKPKEPASCLLKEKERKAAPPAATVPGPGLEAAGPADASTGVVVGGGSPRGRSGPAPGPGLLAPLLWERTLPFGDVEYMDLDAFLLEHGLPPSPPPPGGPSPAPSPVRTPAPSPGPGSCGSASPRSSPGHAPARAALGAAGGHRAGLTSRDTPSPVDPDTVEVLMTFEPDPADLALSSIPGHETFDPRRHRFSEEELKPQPIMKKARKIQVPEEQKDEKYWSRRYKNNEAAKRSRDARRLKENQISVRAAFLEKENALLRQEVVAVRQELSHYRAVLSRYQAQHGAL; from the exons ATGGCGCGGCCCGTGAGCGACAGGACTCCGGCCCCCCTGCTGATGGGCGGCCCGACTGGGGCCCCTCCTGGCGGGGGAGCGCTGCTTGGGCTGCGGAGCCTTCTGCAGGGGACCAGCAAGCCCAAAGAGCCAGCCAGCT GTCTCCTGAAGGAAAAGGAGCGCAAGGCGGCCCCGCCGGCAGCCACGGTCCCCGGGCCGGGCCTGGAGGCGGCGGGCCCGGCGGATGCCTCAACTGGGGTGGTGGTGGGCGGCGGGTCCCCGCGGGGACGCTCGGGGCCTGCGCCCGGCCCGGGTCTATTGGCGCCGCTACTGTGGGAGCGGACGCTGCCGTTCGGCGACGTGGAGTACATGGACCTGGACGCCTTCCTGCTGGAGCACGGGCTCCCTCCCAGCCCGCCGCCCCCCGGCGGCCCGTCGCCAGCACCCTCGCCCGTGCGCACACCCGCACCCTCCCCGGGGCCCGGCTCCTGCGGCTCGGCTTCCCCCCGCTCCTCGCCCGGGCACGCCCCCGCCCGGGCTGCCCTCGGGGCCGCCGGCGGCCACCGCGCAG GCCTGACCTCTCGGGACACACCCAGCCCTGTGGACCCAGACACGGTGGAGGTGCTGATGACCTTTGAACCTGACCCAGCCGATTTAGCCCTGTCAAGCATTCCCGGCCATGAGACCTTTGACCCTCGGAGGCATCGCTTCTCAGAGGAGGAACTTAAACCTCAGCCAATCATGAAGAAGGCACGGAAGATCCAGGTGCCAGAGGAGCAGAAG GATGAGAAATATTGGAGCCGGCGGTACAAGAATAACGAGGCAGCCAAGCGGTCCCGCGACGCCCGGAGGCTCAAGGAGAACCAGATATCGGTGCGGGCGGCCTTCCTGGAGAAGGAGAACGCCCTGCTGCGGCAGGAGGTGGTGGCCGTGCGCCAGGAGCTGTCCCACTACCGTGCCGTGCTGTCCCGCTACCAGGCCCAGCACGGAGCCCTGTGa
- the SPHK2 gene encoding sphingosine kinase 2 isoform X2 gives MNGHVEAEEQLDQRPEQEPTWSWGHTPRSTLDRVEAMAPPPPLPLTPSTPLLHGEFGSYPARGPRFALTLTPQALHVQRLRPKPEARPRGGLVLLAEVSGCCTLRSRSPLDSAAYFCIYTYPRGRRGARRRAARTFRADGAATYEENRAEAQRWTTALTCLLRGLPLPGDGEITPDLLPRPPRLLLLVNPFGGRGLAWQWCKNHVLPMISEAGLSFNLIQTERQNHARELIQGLNLSEWDGIVTVSGDGLLYEVLNGLLERPDWEEAVKTPVGILPCGSGNALAGAVNQHGGFEPALGIDLLLNCSLLLCRGGSHPLDLLSVTLASGSRCFSFLSVAWGFVSDVDIQSERFRALGSARFTLGTVLGLATLHTYRGRLSYLPATVEPTSPAPAPGLPRAKSELTLAPAPAPPGAHSPLHRSVSDLPLPLPQPALTSPGSPEPLPILSLNGGGPEVAGDWGGAGDAPLSPDPPLPSPPGSPQAAQLSPITEGASEMSVSSGVPPPTPDAPAAISAGGPPDHLLPPLGTPLPPGWVTMEGDFVLILAMSPSHLGADLVAAPHARFDDGLVHLCWVRSGISRAALLRLFLAMERGSHFSLGCPQLGYAAARAFRLEPLTPRGVLTVDGEQVEYGPLQAQVHPGLGTLLTGPPGCPGSEP, from the exons ATGAATGGACACGTTGAAGCAGAGGAGCAGCTGGACCAG aGGCCAGAGCAGGAGCCAACCTGGAGCTGGGGCCACACGCCTAGGAGCACCCTGGACAGGGTTGAGGCCATGGCGCCCCCACCGCCACTGCCATTGACCCCCAGCACCCCACTCCTGCATGGCGAGTTTGGCTCCTACCCAGCCCGAGGCCCACGCTTCGCCCTCACTCTCACACCACAAGCCCTGCATGTACAGCGGCTGCGCCCAAAGCCTGAAGCCCGGCCTCGGGGTGGCCTGGTCCTGCTGGCCGAGGTCTCAGGCTGCTGCACCCTACGGAGCCGAAGCCCCTTGGACTCAGCAGCCTACTTCTGCATCTACACCTACCCAAGGGGCCGGCGTGGGGCCCGGCGCAGAGCTGCACGCACCTTCCGGGCCGATGGGGCGGCCACCTATGAGGAGAACCGTGCTGAGGCCCAGCGCTGGACCACTGCCCTCACGTGTCTGCTCCGCGGACTGCCACtgcctggggatgggg aAATCACCCCTGACCTTCTGCCAAGGCCACCCCGATTGCTCCTACTGGTCAATCCCTttggggggcggggcctggcctgGCAGTGGTGTAAGAACCATGTGCTGCCCATGATCTCTGAAGCCGGGCTGTCCTTCAACCTCATCCAGACAG AACGACAGAACCACGCCCGTGAGCTGATCCAGGGCCTGAACCTGAGCGAGTGGGACGGCATTGTCACGGTCTCCGGAGATGGGCTGCTGTATGAG GTGCTGAATGGCCTCCTAGAACGCCCCGACTGGGAAGAGGCTGTGAAGACCCCTGTGGGCATCCTCCCCTGTGGCTCGGGCAATGCACTGGCAGGAGCTGTGAACCAGCATGGGGG GTTTGAGCCGGCCCTGGGCATTGACCTGCTGCTCAACTGCTCCTTGCTGCTCTGCCGGGGTGGCAGCCACCCACTGGACCTGCTCTCCGTGACTCTGGCCTCCGGCTCCCGCTGTTTCTCCTTCCTGTCTGTGGCCTGGGGCTTCGTGTCAGATGTGGACATCCAAAGCGAGCGCTTCAGGGCTCTGGGCAGTGCTCGCTTCACGCTGGGCACGGTCCTGGGCCTTGCCACACTGCACACCTACCGCGGCCGCCTATCCTACCTCCCTGCCACCGTGGAACCCACTTCACCCGCCCCTGCCCCTGGCCTGCCACGTGCCAAGTCAGAGCTGACCctagccccagccccagccccacctggggcaCACTCACCCCTGCATCGCTCAGTGTCtgacctgcccctgcccctgcctcagcCTGCGCTGACCTCCCCTGGCTCACCTGAACCCCTGCCCATCCTGTCCCTCAACGGTGGGGGCCCAGAGGTGGctggggactggggtggggctggggatgcTCCACTGTCCCCGGATCCACCGCTGCCCTCGCCCCCTGGCTCCCCCCAGGCAGCTCAACTCTCACCCATCACCGAGGGGGCCTCAGAAATGTCAGTATCATCTGGGGTCCCGCCTCCCACCCCTGATGCCCCGGCAGCCATCTCTGCGGGGGGCCCACCTGACCACCTGCTCCCTCCTCTAGGCACTCCACTACCCCCAGGCTGGGTGACAATGGAGGGAGACTTTGTGCTTATTTTGGCCATGTCACCCAGCCACTTGGGGGCTGACCTGGTGGCGGCCCCCCATGCGCGCTTTGATGACGGCCTGGTGCACCTGTGCTGGGTGCGCAGTGGCATCTCGCGGGCGGCACTCCTACGCTTGTTTCTGGCCATGGAGCGCGGTAGCCACTTCAGCCTGGGCTGTCCTCAGCTGGGCTACGCTGCGGCTCGTGCCTTCCGCCTTGAGCCGCTCACGCCCCGCGGCGTGCTCACGGTGGACGGGGAGCAGGTGGAGTATGGGCCATTACAGGCGCAGGTGCATCCCGGCCTCGGTACATTGCTCACTGGTCCTCCAGGCTGCCCTGGTTCAGAGCCCTAA